One region of Nitrospinota bacterium genomic DNA includes:
- the aroA gene encoding 3-phosphoshikimate 1-carboxyvinyltransferase → MNLVVLPSSLAGAVTIPSSKSHTIRAVIIAALADGASTILNPLDSADGRSSVAVARAFGASIDTSDPGRWIVEGTGGDLRAPDDVVDVGNSGTACRIGLGVAGLCPGTSEFTGDDQARRRPMGPLLEALNTLGAKAFSKKGDGTLPVVVTGPIQGGAVTVSGITSQYVTSLLISTPLAPESTEITVLDLHEKPYVGMTLWWLDRQGIVCEREGFERFFVKGGQSYRADEVSVPGDFSSATFFLAAGAIGAGTITLQGLDMADTQGDKAVVEMLQAMGARIDIDGTSITVGPGELVGQEFDLNDTPDALPALAVVGCFARGQTTLRNVPQARIKETDRITVMAAELTKLGGRVEELPDGLIVHESALRGAVVEGWSDHRIVMALAVAGLRADGPTTVTTAEAIDVTFPTFVELMASLGAEMNLQSS, encoded by the coding sequence GTGAACCTGGTTGTCCTTCCCTCCTCCCTCGCGGGAGCCGTTACCATCCCATCGAGCAAATCCCACACAATCCGGGCGGTGATTATCGCGGCTTTGGCCGATGGCGCCTCGACCATCTTAAACCCCCTCGACTCTGCCGACGGTCGTAGCTCCGTGGCCGTGGCCCGGGCCTTTGGCGCCTCGATCGACACGTCGGACCCTGGGCGGTGGATTGTTGAGGGCACGGGAGGAGACCTTCGGGCGCCCGACGATGTCGTCGATGTGGGCAACTCAGGCACCGCCTGCCGTATCGGCCTTGGGGTGGCTGGCCTCTGTCCTGGCACGAGCGAATTTACCGGCGATGATCAAGCCCGCCGCCGCCCCATGGGGCCCCTCCTAGAGGCGCTGAATACCCTTGGGGCGAAGGCCTTCTCAAAGAAGGGCGATGGGACTCTCCCGGTGGTGGTCACCGGCCCCATCCAGGGCGGGGCGGTCACAGTCAGCGGCATCACATCCCAGTACGTGACGAGCCTTCTAATCTCCACCCCCCTGGCCCCGGAGTCCACGGAGATAACCGTGCTCGACCTCCATGAAAAGCCCTACGTTGGGATGACGCTGTGGTGGCTCGACCGCCAGGGAATCGTGTGTGAACGAGAGGGCTTTGAGCGCTTCTTTGTCAAGGGAGGCCAGAGCTACCGGGCCGATGAAGTATCCGTCCCTGGTGATTTCTCTTCGGCCACCTTTTTTCTTGCGGCCGGGGCCATCGGGGCAGGGACCATTACCCTCCAGGGACTCGACATGGCCGATACACAGGGTGATAAGGCGGTGGTCGAGATGCTCCAGGCGATGGGGGCACGCATTGACATTGATGGGACGAGCATTACCGTTGGGCCGGGAGAGCTCGTCGGGCAGGAGTTTGACCTCAACGACACCCCCGATGCCCTGCCGGCGCTCGCCGTGGTTGGCTGCTTCGCACGGGGCCAAACGACGCTCCGCAATGTCCCCCAGGCCCGCATCAAAGAGACCGACCGGATCACGGTAATGGCGGCGGAGCTTACAAAGCTCGGCGGCCGGGTGGAGGAGCTGCCCGACGGTCTAATCGTCCACGAGAGCGCCCTTAGGGGCGCGGTGGTCGAAGGTTGGAGCGATCATCGCATCGTTATGGCCCTCGCCGTGGCGGGCCTCAGGGCGGACGGGCCGACAACTGTCACCACGGCAGAGGCGATAGACGTTACCTTTCCCACCTTCGTAGAGCTTATGGCGAGCCTGGGCGCCGAGATGAATCTCCAGAGTTCCTAA
- a CDS encoding tetratricopeptide repeat protein: MGAQVSRKAKPLVALAPIVDLNPKPATSWLPPSILWGLTYTFRKLSSIELLDQADIEKLLQAEKLKPGQEVDDQRAVAIGRKLNADLVVVVAYELIEDEKVSLSVRLIEPKSDKVNKPMTVEAPIDPLLYSLATIALRTASNMKYEVTSEERRSVNNPLTFSFRSFYDYRRALSAYDPEAGTGNLSEAMALLTNAVMRDPRFPEARFLLGLLAARQGRSEQAATHLQQLVQDNPAHPNSQHNLGLARLNRGDYSAARGELLKAYQTHPRRANILNDLSLAAYYLKDYEAARSYLTNASELAPTSSVIWNNMGIMAYAQGAFTEGKQAYAKAVQHNPKSVTSHYNLGLTYLQLAEMEKAQEAFQKTLELDPRHAKTYYSMALIAEGDGTGKAAAYWKKYLELAKADPAEQPFVAFAQGELEKQPASKTPQP, from the coding sequence TTGGGGGCGCAGGTCTCCAGAAAAGCGAAACCCCTGGTAGCTCTGGCGCCGATCGTAGACCTAAACCCCAAACCAGCCACCTCCTGGCTTCCTCCATCCATCCTGTGGGGCTTAACTTACACCTTCCGAAAACTCTCCTCCATCGAACTCCTCGATCAGGCGGATATAGAGAAGCTCTTACAGGCAGAGAAGCTCAAGCCGGGCCAGGAGGTAGACGACCAGCGGGCCGTAGCCATCGGTCGAAAGTTGAACGCCGACCTCGTGGTAGTTGTCGCCTACGAGCTTATCGAGGACGAGAAAGTATCGCTTAGCGTTCGGCTAATTGAACCTAAATCGGACAAAGTCAATAAACCCATGACGGTCGAGGCCCCGATTGACCCACTCCTCTACTCCCTCGCTACTATCGCCTTACGAACCGCATCCAACATGAAATACGAAGTCACCAGTGAGGAACGCCGTTCGGTGAATAACCCTCTCACCTTTTCATTTCGAAGCTTTTACGATTACCGACGCGCCCTTTCTGCATATGATCCGGAGGCGGGTACCGGCAACCTATCGGAAGCGATGGCTCTGTTGACCAACGCCGTCATGCGTGACCCGCGCTTTCCTGAAGCCCGCTTTTTGCTAGGTCTCCTGGCTGCTCGTCAAGGCCGTTCGGAACAAGCCGCCACCCACCTCCAGCAGCTGGTTCAGGATAACCCGGCTCATCCCAACTCCCAGCACAACCTCGGGCTGGCAAGGCTCAACCGGGGCGACTACAGCGCGGCCCGTGGCGAATTGTTGAAGGCCTACCAGACCCATCCACGCCGGGCAAACATCCTCAACGACCTTTCCCTGGCTGCCTACTACCTCAAAGATTACGAGGCAGCGCGGAGCTACTTGACCAATGCGAGCGAGCTCGCCCCAACTAGCTCGGTCATCTGGAATAACATGGGTATTATGGCCTACGCTCAGGGGGCGTTCACCGAAGGCAAGCAAGCGTACGCCAAGGCCGTCCAGCACAACCCCAAGTCCGTGACCTCCCACTACAATCTAGGGCTGACCTACCTCCAGCTTGCCGAGATGGAAAAGGCCCAAGAGGCGTTTCAAAAAACTTTGGAGCTCGACCCCCGCCACGCCAAAACATATTACTCAATGGCCCTAATAGCCGAGGGCGACGGGACGGGCAAAGCCGCGGCCTACTGGAAAAAGTACCTGGAACTTGCCAAAGCGGACCCGGCCGAGCAGCCATTTGTCGCCTTTGCACAGGGGGAGCTGGAAAAACAGCCCGCCTCGAAAACACCTCAACCTTAA
- the pssA gene encoding CDP-diacylglycerol--serine O-phosphatidyltransferase, whose product MKRGIKIIPSLFTTGNCFCGFYAIIAAYNGMPYRAAVAILVAILFDTLDGRVARITKTSTDFGLEYDSLADLISFGVAPALLLYTWSLKPFGRVGWLAVFLFVLCGAIRLARFNVQVAETTTNRFTGLPIPAAAGLVASYVIFVLEVPKAAAIKPIIVALGLYILAGFMVSAIRYRSFKKMTLWRRKPFEVFLAAVLALYIFVLIPEVALFGAFLAYAVSGPMEWTFLQVRERREAVTDLTE is encoded by the coding sequence GTGAAACGAGGCATTAAAATAATTCCGAGCCTGTTTACGACAGGCAATTGTTTTTGCGGCTTTTACGCGATAATAGCCGCCTACAACGGCATGCCCTACCGGGCCGCTGTAGCTATTCTCGTGGCCATTCTCTTCGATACGCTCGATGGGCGGGTGGCACGCATCACGAAAACGAGCACCGACTTCGGGCTGGAGTACGACTCCCTGGCCGACCTCATTTCGTTCGGCGTGGCCCCGGCGTTGCTCCTCTATACTTGGAGCCTCAAGCCCTTTGGCCGTGTTGGTTGGCTGGCGGTCTTCCTCTTCGTTCTGTGTGGAGCTATAAGGCTGGCACGCTTCAACGTCCAGGTCGCCGAGACGACCACGAACCGCTTCACCGGGCTCCCTATTCCGGCGGCGGCCGGGCTTGTTGCCTCCTACGTCATCTTTGTCCTTGAGGTGCCGAAGGCGGCGGCTATCAAACCGATCATTGTTGCCTTGGGGCTCTACATTCTAGCTGGTTTCATGGTCAGCGCTATTCGGTATCGAAGTTTTAAGAAGATGACTCTTTGGCGGCGGAAGCCCTTTGAGGTCTTTCTCGCCGCCGTCCTTGCATTGTATATATTCGTTCTTATCCCAGAGGTTGCTCTTTTCGGGGCATTTTTAGCCTACGCCGTCTCGGGGCCTATGGAGTGGACGTTCCTCCAGGTTCGCGAGCGGCGTGAAGCCGTAACGGACTTGACAGAGTAG
- a CDS encoding bifunctional folylpolyglutamate synthase/dihydrofolate synthase, producing the protein MVASAIEAFLQQLNPAVVRPGLDRIRRLLEALDHPEERLQAVTIAGTNGKGSVAACLSSILGASGSIVATYTSPHLRRLSERIAINGKPITQVDFARHFERVREVFEKAGEATYFEFVTAIALDYFRGADPDWVVLEVGLGGRWDAVNSVEPQLCVLTPIGLDHTDLLGSTLEAVAKEKAAIVRPGRSVVCGRQPRSALRVVETVCHEHRAPLSVLGSAFRVQRGATMDEGQLFTYMDAGLKLEDLHLPLLGAYQADNAACAVRAYRLLCKEGRLAWSEEAVRDGLSKVRLEGRLQVLNREPLVVVDGAHNEMAALALAEEIRSLWSNRPLTLVFGVLEDKDYLRMAKALFPLASRVVLVPVSSFPERSADPHDVATRTVGQARDLMVAPDLHTALKASLAELPNEGLCLIAGSLYLAGEAIALFEETSLALLDR; encoded by the coding sequence ATGGTCGCTTCGGCCATTGAGGCCTTCCTGCAGCAGCTCAATCCTGCCGTTGTTCGTCCGGGCCTGGACCGTATTCGCCGCCTGTTGGAGGCCCTTGACCATCCGGAGGAACGTCTCCAGGCGGTGACCATAGCCGGGACCAACGGAAAAGGGTCAGTTGCGGCGTGTCTCTCCAGCATTTTGGGCGCATCCGGGTCGATTGTAGCAACTTACACCTCCCCCCATCTGCGCCGCCTGAGTGAACGGATCGCGATTAACGGAAAGCCCATCACGCAGGTGGATTTTGCGCGCCATTTTGAGCGGGTGAGGGAGGTCTTCGAGAAAGCAGGCGAGGCGACCTACTTCGAGTTTGTAACGGCCATAGCGCTAGACTATTTCAGGGGCGCTGATCCCGACTGGGTCGTCCTCGAAGTTGGGCTCGGCGGCCGGTGGGATGCGGTCAATTCGGTGGAGCCACAGCTTTGTGTGCTTACCCCAATCGGCCTTGATCACACCGATCTTTTAGGCTCCACCCTGGAGGCGGTGGCGAAGGAAAAGGCGGCTATCGTTCGGCCCGGCCGTAGCGTGGTCTGCGGCCGTCAGCCGCGATCAGCCCTCCGGGTTGTTGAGACCGTCTGCCACGAACATCGGGCGCCGCTTTCAGTCCTGGGAAGTGCGTTTCGGGTTCAGCGTGGGGCTACAATGGATGAGGGTCAGCTCTTTACGTACATGGATGCTGGCCTCAAGCTGGAAGACCTTCACTTACCCCTTCTCGGCGCCTATCAGGCCGACAACGCCGCTTGCGCGGTGCGGGCCTACCGGCTCCTGTGCAAGGAGGGGCGGCTTGCTTGGTCGGAAGAGGCTGTCCGGGATGGTCTTTCGAAGGTTCGCTTGGAGGGACGCCTCCAGGTGCTCAACCGGGAGCCGTTGGTGGTCGTGGATGGAGCACACAATGAGATGGCTGCACTGGCTCTGGCCGAAGAGATCCGATCGCTCTGGTCCAACCGTCCCCTTACCCTCGTTTTTGGGGTTCTCGAAGACAAGGATTATCTGCGCATGGCGAAGGCCCTATTTCCTCTGGCCTCGCGGGTGGTTCTCGTGCCGGTCTCGAGCTTTCCCGAGCGCTCGGCAGACCCCCACGACGTCGCCACCAGGACCGTCGGGCAGGCCCGAGACCTCATGGTGGCGCCAGACCTGCATACGGCCCTCAAGGCTTCCCTCGCTGAGTTGCCCAATGAGGGCCTATGCCTTATCGCCGGAAGCCTCTACCTGGCGGGTGAGGCCATCGCCCTCTTCGAAGAGACATCTTTAGCCCTGCTGGACCGCTAA
- a CDS encoding 2-isopropylmalate synthase, with product MKGERIKIFDTTLRDGEQSPGFSMNLDEKVQMADRLARLQVDVIEAGFPIASEGDFEAVKAVAQTVDAPGVTIAGLSRVVLKDIDRAWEALQHARQGRIHTFIATSPIHMEHKLKMTPKEVVEAAVAGVRHARQYTDDVEFSPEDAARTDMDFLCEVLTAVIDAGATTVNIPDTVGYATPDEFGARIATIRERVSNIEQAVLSVHCHDDLGLAVANSLSAIQNGARQVECTINGIGERAGNASLEEFVMALQVRRDFLHHYTNIKFDEIYRTSQMLTSITGIPVQPNKAIVGKNAFAHEAGIHQHGVIMDATTYEIMTPQSIGKLKSDLVLGKHSGRHALRKRLEELGFQLDDGALNDAFVAFKRLADKKKEVFDEDLMALMRDHTLPVPETFKLVYLHSSSGTDTVPTSTIRLSRGEDVFLDAAIGEGPVDATYQAIDRITEIPGRLLSYSIRAVTSGKDAQGEVVVKVSFYDGEATTGIGHSTDIIKASAKAYLNAVNKVIYWQRKPTGEVEDPRGTP from the coding sequence ATGAAGGGTGAACGCATTAAAATTTTCGACACCACGTTGCGCGACGGCGAGCAGTCGCCCGGCTTCAGTATGAACCTTGACGAAAAGGTCCAGATGGCCGACCGGCTTGCACGGCTCCAGGTGGATGTCATCGAAGCGGGATTTCCCATCGCCTCGGAAGGAGATTTCGAGGCGGTCAAGGCCGTCGCCCAGACTGTCGATGCCCCCGGGGTTACTATTGCTGGACTCTCGCGGGTGGTCTTGAAGGACATCGATCGTGCCTGGGAAGCTCTCCAGCATGCCCGCCAGGGGCGCATCCACACGTTCATTGCCACTAGCCCGATTCACATGGAACATAAGCTGAAGATGACCCCTAAGGAGGTTGTTGAGGCGGCCGTGGCCGGGGTTCGCCACGCCCGTCAGTATACCGACGATGTGGAGTTCAGCCCGGAGGATGCTGCGCGGACGGACATGGATTTCCTCTGTGAAGTGCTCACCGCGGTCATCGACGCTGGAGCCACGACGGTTAACATACCCGACACCGTGGGCTATGCTACGCCGGATGAATTTGGGGCCCGTATTGCCACGATCCGCGAGCGTGTGTCTAATATTGAACAAGCCGTCCTTTCCGTCCACTGCCACGATGATCTGGGCCTGGCCGTAGCCAACTCTCTGTCGGCGATTCAAAACGGAGCCCGACAGGTCGAGTGCACCATCAACGGAATCGGCGAGCGGGCGGGCAACGCCTCCTTGGAGGAGTTCGTCATGGCCTTACAGGTTCGGCGGGACTTCCTCCACCACTACACCAACATCAAATTCGACGAAATATACCGCACGAGCCAGATGCTCACTTCGATCACGGGGATTCCCGTCCAGCCCAACAAGGCGATTGTGGGCAAGAACGCCTTCGCCCACGAGGCGGGCATCCACCAGCACGGGGTCATTATGGATGCCACCACCTACGAGATTATGACACCCCAATCGATCGGGAAATTAAAGAGCGATCTGGTGCTTGGGAAGCATTCGGGGCGCCACGCCCTTCGCAAGCGCTTGGAGGAGCTGGGCTTTCAATTGGACGACGGGGCGCTGAACGACGCCTTCGTAGCCTTCAAACGCCTGGCTGACAAGAAAAAGGAGGTCTTTGACGAAGACCTGATGGCGCTTATGCGTGACCATACATTGCCGGTGCCGGAGACCTTTAAGCTCGTCTACCTCCATTCCAGCAGCGGGACCGATACGGTGCCGACTTCCACGATTCGGCTCTCCCGGGGCGAGGATGTTTTCCTAGATGCCGCTATCGGTGAAGGGCCGGTCGATGCGACGTACCAAGCTATCGATCGCATTACAGAGATACCCGGACGGTTGCTCTCTTATTCCATCAGGGCCGTAACGAGCGGCAAGGATGCGCAGGGCGAAGTGGTCGTCAAGGTATCCTTCTACGACGGGGAGGCGACGACGGGAATCGGCCACTCGACAGATATTATCAAGGCGAGCGCCAAGGCCTATCTCAACGCTGTGAACAAGGTAATCTACTGGCAGCGCAAGCCCACCGGGGAGGTGGAAGATCCGAGAGGAACACCGTAA
- a CDS encoding phosphatidylserine decarboxylase, giving the protein MEQPSRRTSWLYLARDGWIFLTPPLVVGVIALAFGWSIIGWIGLGAAGFVGFFFRDPERPIPQAVGCVVSPADGRVVAVGKSDGCPELGGEVQTVKIFLSLFDVHINRAPCGGDVQRTEYTPGKFLPAFRGEASQSNERNSILFNAGGTPIVVRQIAGLLARRIVCWVGPGDSLERGQRIGLIRFGSRVEVDLPASATLLVQEGAKVKGGSTIIARLAPEEAARAT; this is encoded by the coding sequence ATGGAGCAGCCGAGCAGGCGGACGTCGTGGCTCTACCTGGCCCGTGATGGGTGGATTTTCCTGACGCCCCCTCTCGTTGTAGGGGTTATCGCCCTTGCATTCGGCTGGAGCATCATTGGCTGGATAGGGCTCGGCGCGGCAGGCTTCGTAGGGTTTTTTTTCAGAGACCCGGAGCGGCCGATCCCCCAGGCGGTTGGGTGTGTAGTCTCACCGGCGGACGGGCGGGTGGTCGCTGTCGGCAAAAGCGATGGGTGTCCGGAGCTGGGAGGCGAGGTTCAAACGGTAAAAATTTTTCTTTCGCTATTTGACGTCCATATAAACCGCGCGCCGTGCGGGGGCGATGTTCAGCGTACGGAGTATACGCCGGGGAAATTTCTCCCTGCATTTCGAGGAGAGGCCTCTCAGTCCAACGAACGCAATTCGATTCTTTTCAACGCTGGTGGGACGCCGATTGTCGTTAGGCAAATAGCGGGCCTCTTGGCAAGGCGGATCGTCTGCTGGGTCGGCCCAGGCGACTCACTGGAGCGAGGCCAACGGATCGGGTTGATACGTTTCGGGTCCCGCGTGGAGGTGGATCTGCCGGCTTCGGCGACGTTGTTGGTCCAAGAAGGGGCAAAGGTCAAGGGCGGAAGCACCATAATAGCTCGCCTGGCGCCTGAGGAGGCAGCGAGAGCGACGTGA
- the ilvC gene encoding ketol-acid reductoisomerase, translating to MATIYYEKDADISHLEGKTIAIVGYGSQGHAHACNLKDSGQKVVVGLREGSSSWGRAEDAGLDVTTVPEAAAAAHIVMMLTPDELSGDIYRNDVAPGMEAGNALAFAHGFNIHYGQVVPPKDIDVFMVAPKAPGHLVRRIYTEGGGVPMLLAVEQDSTGNAKQLALAYAKAIGGTRAGVIETTYKEETETDLFGEQVVLCGGLTALILASYEILVEAGYQPEVAYFECLHEVKLIVDLIYEGGIANMRYSISNTAQYGDMTRGPRLINEESRRIMKGFLKDVQDGTFAREWVLENRAGRPVFDKLAKMASEHPIEKVGADLRAMMAKGSEVAAKTFKTVIEE from the coding sequence ATGGCTACCATCTACTATGAGAAGGATGCGGATATCTCACACCTCGAGGGGAAGACCATAGCCATCGTCGGTTACGGCTCTCAGGGCCACGCCCACGCGTGCAATTTGAAAGACAGCGGCCAGAAGGTGGTCGTCGGACTTCGGGAGGGAAGTAGCTCTTGGGGCCGGGCGGAGGACGCTGGGCTCGACGTCACAACCGTCCCCGAGGCCGCCGCCGCCGCCCATATCGTCATGATGCTCACCCCAGATGAGCTCTCGGGCGACATCTACCGCAATGATGTGGCTCCCGGCATGGAGGCGGGTAACGCCCTCGCCTTCGCCCACGGCTTCAACATCCACTACGGTCAGGTCGTGCCGCCAAAGGACATCGACGTCTTCATGGTGGCCCCGAAGGCCCCAGGACATCTAGTCCGACGAATCTATACCGAGGGAGGTGGCGTTCCCATGCTCTTGGCTGTCGAGCAGGACTCGACGGGCAATGCCAAGCAGTTGGCCCTTGCCTATGCCAAGGCGATTGGGGGTACGCGGGCCGGGGTCATCGAGACGACTTATAAGGAAGAGACCGAGACCGACCTCTTCGGCGAGCAGGTGGTTCTCTGTGGTGGCCTCACGGCCCTCATTCTCGCTTCTTATGAAATCTTGGTGGAAGCCGGCTATCAGCCCGAGGTCGCCTACTTCGAGTGCCTCCACGAGGTCAAGCTCATCGTGGACCTCATCTACGAGGGCGGCATCGCCAACATGCGGTACTCCATAAGCAATACGGCTCAATACGGTGACATGACGCGGGGTCCCCGGCTCATTAACGAGGAGAGCCGCCGCATCATGAAGGGGTTTCTGAAGGATGTGCAGGACGGGACTTTTGCCCGTGAGTGGGTCCTTGAGAATCGGGCTGGCCGACCGGTATTTGATAAATTGGCGAAAATGGCCTCCGAGCATCCCATTGAGAAGGTTGGGGCCGATCTTAGGGCGATGATGGCCAAAGGGTCCGAAGTGGCCGCCAAGACCTTCAAGACTGTCATCGAGGAGTAA
- a CDS encoding sugar nucleotide-binding protein, with translation MKGLILSGGRGEAPLEAIKTEALEQSARRPAYSVLDTTKFQRDTGVTLEAWQGALALYLVGRRLVAGKR, from the coding sequence TTGAAAGGGCTCATTCTCAGTGGAGGCAGGGGAGAGGCGCCGTTGGAGGCTATTAAAACGGAGGCCCTGGAACAATCGGCCAGACGACCGGCATACTCGGTCCTGGATACGACAAAATTTCAGCGGGATACGGGTGTGACCCTGGAGGCCTGGCAAGGGGCCTTGGCGCTTTATTTGGTGGGACGGCGGCTTGTGGCCGGTAAGAGGTGA
- a CDS encoding acetyl-CoA carboxylase carboxyltransferase subunit beta produces MEWFKKIKPKVLIREKKVKMPEGLWVKCDACKEIVYKQELEKNLNVCPKCDFHFRISAHQRLEQLADPDTFVEFDQGITSLDPLGFKDSKLYKDRIKENVKKTGLNEAVICGEAKLGGISIQLCIMEFAFLGGSMASAVGEKITRAIERAIEHQMPLVIVSISGGARMQEGVLSLMQMAKISAALARLSEQGTPFISVCADPTTGGVSASYAMLGDLIFAEPRALIGFAGPRVIEQTILQKLPEGFQRSEFLLEHGMVDKIVDRRELKETLIQSLKFFLAKPLEKDS; encoded by the coding sequence ATGGAGTGGTTTAAAAAAATTAAGCCTAAGGTCCTAATTCGAGAGAAGAAGGTCAAGATGCCCGAGGGGCTTTGGGTGAAGTGCGACGCTTGCAAGGAGATCGTCTATAAGCAAGAGCTCGAAAAAAACCTTAACGTCTGCCCCAAATGCGATTTCCATTTCCGGATTAGCGCCCATCAGCGCCTGGAGCAGTTGGCCGATCCGGACACCTTCGTGGAGTTCGACCAAGGGATAACCTCCCTCGACCCATTAGGATTTAAGGACTCCAAACTCTACAAAGACCGCATTAAGGAGAATGTGAAGAAGACCGGTCTCAATGAGGCTGTTATATGTGGAGAGGCGAAGCTCGGCGGCATCTCCATACAGCTTTGCATCATGGAGTTCGCCTTCCTCGGAGGGAGCATGGCGAGCGCTGTTGGGGAAAAAATCACGCGGGCTATCGAGAGGGCCATCGAACACCAAATGCCCCTCGTTATCGTCTCCATCTCAGGTGGCGCTCGAATGCAGGAGGGCGTTCTCTCCCTTATGCAGATGGCCAAGATATCGGCCGCCCTTGCCCGACTCAGCGAGCAGGGCACACCTTTTATATCGGTGTGCGCCGACCCCACGACTGGAGGAGTCTCGGCTAGCTACGCAATGCTGGGGGACCTCATATTTGCTGAACCGAGGGCACTTATCGGATTCGCAGGCCCACGGGTCATCGAGCAGACCATTCTTCAGAAGCTGCCCGAGGGGTTCCAGCGGTCGGAGTTCCTCTTGGAGCACGGAATGGTGGATAAAATAGTGGATAGGCGGGAGCTCAAGGAAACTTTAATCCAATCTCTCAAGTTTTTCCTGGCAAAACCTTTAGAAAAAGACTCTTAA
- the aroC gene encoding chorismate synthase has product MAGNTIGETFRVTTFGESHGVGLGVVVDGCPAGLSLGEEDFERDMARRRPGQSVATTSRQEADQVQILSGVYEGRTTGTPIAFVVYNKDHDPKAYDELRDLFRPGHADFTYQAKYGHRDHRGGGRSSGRETLARVTAGVIAKKILAEAGVRVVSHTVQVGDVVAETFDEAVIETNPIRCADPEAAERMLELIEEVRADGDSIGGVVAVEATGAPPGLGEPVFDKIDADLAKALMSIPTIKGVEIGSGFASARMRGSESNDPFIQTPEGVRTATNLSGGVLGGISTGMPILCRIAVKPPSSIAREQRTLTVEGEETTLSVKGRHDPCVCPRVVPVAEAMVAIVLADHFLRQRLARLQTDEP; this is encoded by the coding sequence ATGGCGGGCAATACAATAGGAGAAACCTTCCGGGTCACGACCTTTGGTGAGTCCCACGGAGTAGGCCTGGGGGTCGTTGTCGACGGATGCCCTGCAGGGCTCTCTCTTGGGGAGGAGGATTTTGAGCGCGATATGGCCCGTCGCCGACCCGGCCAGAGCGTTGCGACCACCTCCCGCCAAGAGGCCGACCAGGTGCAGATTCTCTCGGGGGTCTATGAGGGCCGAACGACGGGCACCCCCATCGCCTTTGTTGTCTACAACAAAGACCACGACCCGAAGGCCTACGATGAGCTGAGGGATCTCTTTCGGCCCGGCCACGCCGATTTCACCTATCAGGCCAAGTACGGCCACCGTGACCACCGCGGCGGAGGCAGGTCCTCGGGCCGCGAGACCCTCGCACGGGTGACAGCCGGCGTTATCGCTAAGAAAATTCTGGCGGAGGCAGGGGTCCGGGTCGTCTCCCACACGGTCCAGGTGGGCGATGTAGTGGCCGAGACCTTCGACGAGGCAGTCATCGAGACCAACCCCATCCGGTGTGCCGACCCCGAGGCGGCCGAGCGAATGTTGGAGCTCATCGAGGAGGTCCGCGCCGATGGCGATAGTATTGGGGGCGTGGTGGCGGTGGAGGCCACAGGCGCTCCTCCCGGCCTTGGGGAGCCCGTCTTCGACAAGATCGATGCCGACCTGGCTAAAGCCCTGATGAGCATTCCCACCATAAAAGGGGTCGAAATCGGCAGTGGATTTGCCAGCGCCAGAATGCGGGGGAGTGAGTCCAACGACCCCTTCATCCAGACGCCGGAGGGTGTGAGGACGGCCACAAACCTGTCTGGAGGGGTGCTTGGCGGGATCTCGACGGGCATGCCGATTCTCTGCCGTATCGCGGTCAAACCCCCAAGCTCAATCGCCCGCGAGCAGCGGACCCTGACGGTGGAGGGAGAGGAGACGACGCTTTCGGTCAAGGGGCGGCACGACCCATGTGTCTGCCCGCGCGTGGTGCCGGTGGCCGAGGCCATGGTGGCTATCGTGTTGGCCGACCATTTCCTCCGCCAGCGTTTGGCTCGCCTTCAGACCGACGAGCCATAG